The following proteins come from a genomic window of candidate division KSB1 bacterium:
- a CDS encoding eukaryotic translation initiation factor 3 subunit E: MAKEWPGSGQTGPDSASRGGGLTSHLTRLILESDLCLADGEIDEARARLSAALASLPLGDKRRGIIRYRLGLVELEAGDYEAALEHFGEARRIYEKAGLEDRTRACVWGKIAAKMGLGDWTGAVQELEGLRHSYEAAGQSDAAQWVSELMLALEPAIVGKKVRRIARARSVAELLPGEGALLDRLLARLTKVNTDDRT, encoded by the coding sequence ATGGCCAAGGAGTGGCCAGGAAGTGGCCAAACAGGACCAGATTCCGCGAGCCGTGGCGGAGGACTGACCAGTCATCTCACCCGCCTCATTCTGGAATCGGATCTGTGTCTGGCGGACGGGGAAATTGACGAGGCCAGGGCCAGGCTTTCTGCGGCCTTGGCCTCGCTGCCGTTGGGGGACAAGCGGCGTGGGATAATCCGCTACCGGTTGGGTCTTGTAGAGCTGGAAGCCGGGGACTACGAGGCGGCACTCGAGCACTTCGGGGAGGCACGCCGCATCTACGAGAAAGCAGGGCTGGAGGATAGAACACGCGCCTGCGTGTGGGGCAAAATCGCGGCCAAGATGGGCCTCGGCGATTGGACAGGGGCGGTACAGGAGCTGGAAGGCTTGCGCCACAGCTACGAAGCCGCAGGGCAATCCGACGCAGCCCAGTGGGTAAGCGAACTGATGCTCGCTCTCGAGCCCGCTATCGTGGGGAAGAAAGTCCGCCGTATTGCGCGCGCCAGGTCGGTAGCTGAGCTTCTTCCCGGCGAGGGGGCTTTGCTGGATCGTCTGCTTGCCCGCCTGACCAAAGTGAACACGGACGACCGAACATAA
- a CDS encoding response regulator — protein sequence MMVNEDRKNDREPIKACTVLVGEADPFMRRTLVRVLEPQYRIKFAESGAELLELARRMKPDLIITEVLLRDRDGIQVCRELRADPNTSRTPILVFSFLELRDQALQAGADAFAKKPMRRTEFFSTVEELLRRRRRSEETNP from the coding sequence ATGATGGTGAACGAGGATCGGAAGAACGACCGGGAGCCGATCAAGGCGTGCACGGTGCTTGTAGGAGAGGCGGATCCGTTCATGCGCAGGACCCTGGTGCGGGTCCTGGAGCCCCAATACCGCATAAAGTTCGCAGAGTCCGGCGCAGAGCTCCTGGAACTTGCTCGCCGCATGAAGCCTGACCTGATCATTACCGAGGTGTTGCTGCGCGACAGGGACGGGATTCAAGTTTGTCGGGAGCTCAGGGCGGATCCCAATACCTCGCGGACCCCGATTCTGGTGTTCTCCTTTCTTGAGCTTCGCGACCAGGCCCTACAGGCCGGAGCTGATGCGTTCGCCAAGAAACCCATGCGAAGGACGGAGTTCTTTTCGACGGTGGAAGAGCTCCTGCGGCGACGGAGAAGATCGGAGGAGACGAACCCATGA